Proteins from one Triticum aestivum cultivar Chinese Spring chromosome 7A, IWGSC CS RefSeq v2.1, whole genome shotgun sequence genomic window:
- the LOC123150876 gene encoding alpha-1,3-arabinosyltransferase XAT3, protein MKSRSSARGEPRRFGNVALLALMLCSLVALSLIRARFSPIGNTAVAETIKVEDPKPVVVSKPAATAEADEAAAVAVEEDKEEEAQPKDEEIQPKTEQALDAAVAVDASKPMCYETSRRSDTCEAAGDVRLLGRSQTIYVDTLEREWKTRPYCRKHDTYALSHVKEWSLKPFPSGDGAAPKCTSNSSATAFVISTGGFTGNPFHDYTDVLIPAFITAHRFAGEVQFLVSSYKSWWISRYIQIFQQMSRYEVVDIDADDEVRCYPSAVVGPTFHKELGVDPSKAPSGVSVADFRKMLRSAFGLERATATPSGDRWDIRRRPRLLIISRRTSRGRAFMNERAMADMAGSLGFDVRIGDPDTTSDTSKFARLVNSCDVMVGVHGAGLTNMVFLPAGAVLVQVVPYGRLEWLARNTFAEPSAGMEVHYLEYVVQLDETTLSEQYPSDHLVLKDPMAIHKQGWDALKTTYLDKQNVRPHLGRLKKTFLQALKMLPHGRDD, encoded by the exons ATGAAGTCCCGGAGCTCCGCGAGGGGCGAGCCGAGGAGGTTCGGGAATGTGGCTCTCCTGGCCCTCATGCTCTGCTCCCTCGTCGCGCTCTCGCTCATCCGGGCCAGGTTCTCCCCAATCG GTAATACGGCCGTTGCGGAGACCATCAAAGTGGAGGATCCGAAGCCCGTGGTGGTGAGCAAGCCGGCTGCCACGGCGGAGGCCGACGAGGCCGCCGCAGTAGCCG TggaggaagacaaggaggaggaagctcAGCCCAAGGATGAGGAAATTCAGCCCAAGACCGAGCAGGCCTTAGACGCCGCGGTGGCCGTTGATGCCAGCAAGCCGATGTGCTACGAGACGAGCCGGCGCTCCGACACCTGCGAGGCGGCCGGCGACGTGCGCCTGCTGGGGAGAAGCCAGACCATCTACGTCGACACGCTGGAGCGGGAGTGGAAGACCAGGCCCTACTGCCGGAAGCACGACACGTACGCGCTGTCCCACGTCAAGGAGTGGTCCCTGAAGCCGTTCCCCTCCGGCGACGGCGCGGCGCCCAAGTGCACGTCCAACAGCTCGGCCACCGCCTTCGTGATCTCGACGGGCGGGTTCACCGGCAACCCCTTCCACGACTACACGGACGTGCTCATCCCGGCCTTCATCACGGCCCACCGCTTCGCCGGCGAGGTCCAGTTCCTGGTGAGCAGCTACAAGTCGTGGTGGATAAGCAGGTACATCCAGATCTTCCAGCAGATGAGCCGGTACGAGGTGGTGGACATCGACGCGGACGACGAGGTCCGGTGCTACCCGAGCGCCGTGGTCGGGCCGACGTTCCACAAGGAGCTGGGCGTGGATCCCTCCAAGGCGCCTTCGGGCGTCTCGGTGGCGGACTTCCGCAAGATGCTGCGCAGCGCGTTCGGGCTGGAGCGCGCCACGGCGACGCCGAGCGGCGACCGGTGGGACATCCGCCGCCGGCCCCGGCTGCTGATCATCTCCCGGCGCACCTCACGCGGGCGGGCCTTCATGAACGAGCGCGCCATGGCGGACATGGCGGGGAGCCTCGGGTTCGACGTCCGCATCGGGGACCCGGACACGACCTCCGACACGTCCAAGTTCGCGCGGCTGGTGAACTCGTGCGACGTGATGGTGGGCGTGCACGGCGCCGGGCTGACGAACATGGTGTTCCTGCCGGCCGGCGCCGTGCTGGTGCAGGTGGTGCCGTACGGGCGGCTGGAGTGGCTGGCCCGCAACACGTTCGCGGAGCCGTCGGCGGGGATGGAGGTGCACTACCTGGAGTACGTGGTGCAGCTGGACGAGACGACGCTGAGCGAGCAGTACCCCAGCGACCACCTGGTGCTCAAGGACCCCATGGCCATCCACAAGCAGGGGTGGGACGCGCTCAAGACCACCTACCTCGACAAGCAGAACGTCCGGCCGCACCTCGGCCGCCTCAAGAAGACCTTCCTCCAGGCGCTCAAGATGCTGCCGCACGGCCGGGACGATTAG